From a region of the Corallococcus coralloides DSM 2259 genome:
- the mxcL gene encoding myxochelin B biosynthesis transaminase MxcL: protein MSQTAPRHPSLPRPIVGELKLERSNQLLAEARKWVPGVTQTMMKKPDHFAPGAFPVFLARGNGALVEDADGQEYIDFIQALGANMLGHNHPAVAETIRKHLAEGIIHSLPTPVEVSSVKALVEVIPGAEMARFFKTGADATSAAVRLSRHLTGREHIVTVGYNGWHDHFMYDTPGVPPTVAKLTTRLPLFTPPDEPALIEHIEKHGAQLACVLLAIPYNRTVTREFLLQVKETCAKHGVLFVLDEVVTGFRLALGGAQQYFNIQADFVTLSKGIAAGMPLSAIAGPEKYLSRLSELQVSTTFGGEMLSLAVCEAVIQEYRSTNYVEHIASMGRRLRDGVNAHARETGSTLEVIGYDAVPFFRFSKVIPEHIEKMIPFQAGMARRGVILRRDLNFISAVHTVEQIDHTIAAAGEVLRETAAAAKASAA from the coding sequence ATGTCCCAGACAGCACCCCGTCACCCGTCACTGCCACGCCCCATCGTGGGTGAGCTCAAGCTGGAGCGCTCCAACCAGCTGCTCGCCGAGGCCCGCAAGTGGGTCCCCGGCGTCACCCAGACGATGATGAAGAAGCCGGACCACTTCGCCCCCGGCGCCTTCCCCGTGTTCCTCGCCAGGGGCAACGGCGCCCTGGTGGAGGACGCGGACGGCCAGGAGTACATCGACTTCATCCAGGCGCTGGGCGCCAACATGCTCGGCCACAACCACCCGGCCGTCGCGGAGACCATCCGCAAGCACCTGGCGGAAGGCATCATCCACTCGCTGCCCACGCCGGTGGAGGTCTCCTCCGTGAAGGCGCTGGTGGAGGTGATCCCGGGCGCGGAGATGGCCCGCTTCTTCAAGACGGGCGCGGACGCCACCTCCGCCGCCGTGCGCCTGTCGCGCCACCTCACCGGCCGCGAGCACATCGTCACCGTGGGCTACAACGGCTGGCACGACCACTTCATGTATGACACGCCGGGAGTGCCCCCGACGGTCGCGAAGCTCACCACGCGCCTGCCCCTCTTCACGCCCCCGGACGAGCCCGCGCTCATCGAGCACATCGAGAAGCACGGCGCCCAGCTGGCCTGCGTGCTGCTGGCCATCCCGTACAACCGCACCGTCACCCGCGAGTTCCTCCTCCAGGTGAAGGAGACCTGCGCGAAGCACGGCGTGCTGTTCGTCCTGGACGAGGTCGTCACCGGCTTCCGCCTGGCCCTGGGAGGCGCGCAGCAGTACTTCAACATCCAGGCGGACTTCGTCACGCTGTCCAAGGGCATCGCCGCGGGCATGCCCCTGTCCGCCATCGCCGGCCCGGAGAAGTACCTCTCCCGCCTGAGCGAGCTCCAGGTGTCCACCACCTTCGGCGGTGAGATGCTGTCGCTGGCCGTGTGCGAGGCCGTCATCCAGGAGTACCGCAGCACGAACTACGTCGAGCACATCGCCAGCATGGGCCGCCGCCTGCGCGACGGCGTCAACGCCCACGCGCGCGAGACGGGCTCCACCCTGGAGGTCATCGGCTACGACGCCGTGCCCTTCTTCCGCTTCAGCAAGGTCATCCCCGAGCACATCGAGAAGATGATCCCCTTCCAGGCCGGCATGGCCCGCCGGGGCGTCATCCTCCGCCGCGACCTGAACTTCATCAGCGCCGTGCACACCGTGGAGCAGATCGACCACACCATCGCCGCCGCGGGCGAGGTGCTCCGCGAGACGGCCGCCGCCGCCAAGGCCAGCGCGGCCTGA
- a CDS encoding 2,3-dihydro-2,3-dihydroxybenzoate dehydrogenase, with protein sequence MSSTAGHAVVTGAAQGIGAAVARKLARTMPVAVFDQNAAGLELLVAELRQQGLKATAFPVDVRDKDGIEDAIAYIDGKLGPIQVLANVAGILRMGSVLTQSDADWMSTFAVNTHGVFHVSRAVARHMVPRRSGAIVTVGSNAAGVPRMQMAAYAASKAASTMFTKCLGLELAEHGIRCNIVSPGSTDTAMQRGMWTDESGPVRVIQGSLDTFRTGIPLRRIATPDDIADAVVFLASDQARHITMHDLCIDGGATLGV encoded by the coding sequence ATGTCTTCGACGGCGGGACACGCGGTGGTGACGGGCGCGGCGCAAGGCATTGGCGCGGCGGTGGCGCGCAAGCTGGCGCGCACGATGCCCGTCGCGGTGTTCGACCAGAACGCCGCGGGACTGGAGCTGCTGGTGGCGGAGCTGCGCCAGCAGGGCCTGAAGGCCACCGCGTTCCCGGTGGACGTGCGCGACAAGGACGGCATCGAGGACGCCATCGCGTACATCGACGGCAAGCTGGGCCCCATCCAGGTGCTGGCCAACGTGGCGGGCATCCTGCGCATGGGCTCGGTGCTCACGCAGAGCGACGCGGACTGGATGTCCACGTTCGCGGTCAACACCCACGGCGTGTTTCATGTCTCGCGCGCGGTGGCCCGGCACATGGTGCCCCGCCGCTCCGGCGCCATCGTGACGGTGGGCTCCAACGCGGCCGGCGTGCCGCGCATGCAGATGGCGGCCTACGCGGCCTCCAAGGCCGCCTCCACCATGTTCACCAAGTGTCTGGGATTGGAGCTGGCCGAGCACGGCATCCGTTGCAACATCGTGTCTCCCGGCTCCACCGACACCGCCATGCAGCGGGGCATGTGGACGGACGAGTCCGGCCCCGTGCGTGTCATCCAGGGCTCGCTGGACACCTTCCGCACGGGCATCCCGCTGCGCCGCATCGCCACGCCGGACGACATCGCGGACGCCGTGGTGTTCCTCGCGTCCGACCAGGCCCGGCACATCACGATGCATGATTTGTGTATCGACGGTGGAGCCACACTGGGCGTGTAA
- the dhbC gene encoding isochorismate synthase DhbC, with product MICVSTVEPHWACNAPAAFAFSPLTSPTSRPELRMIPDTKIVERQPDARTVDGVVGAPAVAREPEQEALSSRLLRDYDAGAFFFASPKRTMLARGVFATVPDAGGANSLDGLPERVAAVLNASRDAAHDIPVAVGAVPFDGKVPAHLVVPMTIQRAGPMVFDGAAAARSPLAGQYTLRPVPEPSAYKDGVAAALKLMQEGPLRKVVLSRSLHVDTAAPVDLRQLLHNLARRNPHGYTFAVDLPQHADAAPGAGRRTLIGASPELLVARSGLQVMANPLAGSAARSADPVEDQARATRLMASPKDLHEHAVVIDAVAEALRPFCKTLDVPKGPSLVSTQTMWHLSTRITGELKDPSITSLTLALAMHPTPAVCGHPTALAHEAIGNIEPFHRGYFTGTVGWCDANGDGQWAVTIRCAEADDRTLRLFAGAGIVVGSTPEAELAETEAKFRTMLQAMGLGLEVQP from the coding sequence ATGATTTGTGTATCGACGGTGGAGCCACACTGGGCGTGTAACGCGCCCGCGGCGTTCGCCTTCTCTCCCCTGACCTCCCCCACAAGTCGCCCCGAGTTGAGAATGATTCCTGATACCAAAATCGTTGAACGGCAGCCGGACGCGCGGACGGTGGACGGCGTGGTGGGCGCGCCGGCCGTGGCGCGGGAGCCGGAACAGGAGGCCCTGTCGTCGCGGCTCTTGCGCGACTACGACGCGGGCGCGTTCTTCTTCGCGTCCCCCAAGCGCACCATGCTGGCGCGCGGCGTGTTCGCCACGGTGCCGGACGCGGGCGGGGCGAACTCGCTGGACGGCCTGCCGGAGCGCGTGGCCGCGGTGCTCAACGCCTCGCGGGACGCGGCGCATGACATCCCGGTGGCGGTGGGCGCGGTGCCCTTCGACGGCAAGGTGCCCGCGCACCTGGTGGTGCCCATGACCATCCAGCGCGCGGGGCCCATGGTGTTCGACGGGGCCGCTGCCGCGCGGTCGCCCCTGGCCGGTCAGTACACGCTGCGGCCCGTGCCGGAGCCCTCCGCGTACAAGGACGGCGTGGCGGCGGCGCTGAAGCTCATGCAGGAGGGCCCGCTGCGTAAGGTGGTGCTGTCGCGCTCCCTGCACGTGGACACGGCGGCGCCCGTGGACCTGCGGCAGCTGCTGCACAACCTGGCCCGGCGCAACCCGCATGGGTACACCTTCGCCGTGGACCTGCCGCAGCACGCGGACGCGGCCCCCGGCGCGGGACGGCGCACGCTCATCGGCGCGAGCCCGGAGTTGCTGGTGGCGCGCTCCGGCCTCCAGGTCATGGCCAATCCGCTGGCGGGCTCCGCCGCGCGCAGCGCGGATCCGGTGGAGGACCAGGCGCGGGCCACGCGGCTGATGGCGTCCCCCAAGGACCTGCACGAGCACGCGGTCGTCATCGACGCGGTGGCGGAGGCGCTGCGGCCCTTCTGCAAGACGCTGGACGTGCCCAAGGGCCCGTCGCTCGTGAGCACCCAGACGATGTGGCACCTGTCCACCCGCATCACGGGTGAGCTGAAGGATCCGTCCATCACGTCGCTGACGCTGGCGCTGGCCATGCACCCCACCCCGGCGGTGTGCGGCCACCCGACGGCGCTGGCGCACGAGGCCATCGGGAACATCGAGCCGTTCCACCGCGGCTACTTCACGGGCACCGTGGGCTGGTGCGACGCGAACGGCGACGGTCAGTGGGCCGTCACCATCCGCTGCGCGGAGGCCGATGATCGCACCCTGCGGCTCTTCGCGGGCGCGGGCATCGTGGTGGGCTCCACGCCGGAGGCGGAGCTCGCGGAGACCGAGGCCAAGTTCCGCACCATGCTCCAGGCCATGGGCCTGGGCCTCGAGGTGCAGCCGTGA
- a CDS encoding (2,3-dihydroxybenzoyl)adenylate synthase has translation MSTSREHLPGCPTWPEDFARRYREAGYWRGETFGQLLRDRARDFGARVALVGGSHRWTYAELDARVDRMAAGFHALGIRARDRVVVQLPNVPEFYEVIFALFRMGALPVFALPAHRASEIGYFCEFTEAVAYVIPDRFGGFDYRGLAAQVKAATPTLKHVLVLGDAGAHTALASVPAEPMKLEALEGPSPSDVAFFQLSGGSTGVPKLIPRTHDDYIYSLRASVDVCQFTAETVYLCALPAAHNFPMSSPGVLGTFYAGGTAVMALNPSPDVAFPLIERERVTVTALVPPLTMVWLDSTLAKKHDLSSLKVLQVGGARLSDEAAARVRPSLGCGLQQVFGMAEGLVNYTRLDDPETRIVTTQGRPMSDADELRVVDDDDVPVAPGETGHLLTRGPYTIRGYYKADAHNAKAFTSDGFYRTGDLVRLTPEGDLVVEGRAKDQINRGGDKVAAEEVENHLLAHPSVSDAAVVAIPDKFLGERTCAVVIPRGEAPAPSALNAFLRQRGLASFKIPDRIEFVAAFPQTGVGKVSKKALRDSLRQSLSTPSP, from the coding sequence GTGAGCACCTCGCGGGAACACCTGCCCGGCTGCCCCACGTGGCCGGAGGACTTCGCCCGGCGCTACCGCGAGGCCGGCTACTGGCGCGGGGAGACCTTTGGCCAGCTCCTGCGCGACCGCGCCCGGGACTTCGGGGCGCGCGTGGCGCTGGTGGGCGGCTCGCACCGCTGGACGTACGCGGAGCTGGACGCGCGCGTGGACCGCATGGCCGCGGGCTTCCACGCGCTGGGCATCCGCGCGCGCGACCGCGTGGTGGTGCAGCTGCCCAACGTGCCGGAGTTCTACGAGGTCATCTTCGCGCTGTTCCGCATGGGCGCGCTGCCGGTGTTCGCGCTGCCGGCGCACCGCGCGTCGGAGATCGGCTACTTCTGCGAGTTCACGGAAGCCGTCGCGTACGTCATCCCGGACCGCTTCGGTGGCTTCGACTACCGGGGGCTCGCGGCGCAGGTGAAGGCCGCCACGCCCACGCTCAAGCATGTGCTGGTGCTGGGTGACGCGGGTGCGCATACCGCGCTGGCCTCCGTACCCGCGGAGCCCATGAAGCTGGAGGCGCTGGAGGGCCCTTCGCCGTCCGACGTGGCGTTCTTCCAGCTGTCCGGCGGCAGCACCGGCGTGCCCAAGCTCATCCCGCGCACGCACGACGACTACATCTACAGCCTGCGCGCCAGCGTGGACGTGTGCCAGTTCACCGCCGAGACGGTGTACCTGTGCGCGCTGCCGGCGGCGCACAACTTCCCCATGTCCTCGCCCGGCGTGCTGGGCACGTTCTACGCGGGCGGCACGGCGGTGATGGCGCTGAACCCCAGCCCGGACGTGGCCTTCCCGCTCATCGAGCGCGAGCGCGTCACCGTCACCGCGCTGGTGCCGCCGCTGACCATGGTGTGGCTGGACTCGACGCTGGCGAAGAAGCACGACCTGTCCAGCCTGAAGGTCCTCCAGGTGGGCGGCGCCCGGCTGAGCGACGAGGCCGCCGCGCGCGTGCGCCCCTCGCTGGGCTGCGGGCTCCAGCAGGTCTTCGGCATGGCCGAGGGCCTGGTGAACTACACGCGGCTGGACGACCCGGAGACGCGCATCGTCACCACGCAGGGCCGCCCCATGTCGGACGCGGACGAGCTGCGCGTGGTGGACGACGACGACGTGCCCGTGGCGCCCGGCGAGACGGGCCACCTGCTCACGCGCGGGCCGTACACCATCCGCGGCTACTACAAGGCGGACGCGCACAACGCGAAGGCCTTCACCTCGGACGGCTTCTACCGCACGGGCGATCTGGTGCGCCTGACGCCGGAGGGCGACCTGGTGGTGGAGGGCCGCGCGAAGGATCAGATCAACCGGGGCGGAGACAAGGTCGCGGCGGAGGAGGTGGAGAACCACCTGCTCGCCCACCCTTCCGTGAGCGACGCCGCGGTGGTGGCCATCCCGGACAAGTTCCTGGGAGAGCGCACCTGCGCCGTCGTCATCCCCCGCGGCGAGGCCCCCGCCCCCTCCGCGCTCAACGCCTTCCTGCGCCAGCGCGGCCTGGCGTCGTTCAAGATCCCCGACCGCATCGAGTTCGTCGCGGCCTTCCCGCAGACGGGCGTCGGCAAGGTCAGCAAGAAGGCGCTGCGCGACAGCCTGCGCCAGTCCCTCTCCACTCCTTCTCCCTGA
- a CDS encoding isochorismatase family protein: protein MALPAIAPYSMPGAADLPRNKLAWTPEPKRCVLLIHDMQRYFVDAFTQGQSPVTELVANIQRLREHAVKLGIPVVYSAQPGDQTPEQRGLQLEFWGPGVRAGPKQQIIDELTPAQGDTVLTKWRYSAFRNTRLMDLMREQGRDQLIICGIYAHIGCLQTASDGSMSEIRPFLVADAVADFSLEKHQMALEYASKLVAFVTTTQQLMDAMPVPAGAVAVDREQLRADVAELLMESASAIGEDDNLLERGMDSIRLMSLVERWRQGGTEVSFVELAEKPTLTDWYALLAAKQPVAMAPGARAS, encoded by the coding sequence ATGGCACTGCCTGCCATTGCCCCCTATTCCATGCCCGGCGCGGCGGACCTGCCCCGGAACAAGCTCGCCTGGACGCCGGAGCCCAAGCGCTGCGTCCTGCTCATCCACGACATGCAGCGCTACTTCGTGGACGCCTTCACTCAAGGGCAGTCCCCGGTGACGGAGCTGGTGGCCAACATCCAGCGCCTGCGCGAGCACGCAGTGAAGCTGGGCATCCCCGTCGTCTACTCGGCGCAGCCGGGTGACCAGACGCCGGAGCAGCGCGGCCTCCAGCTGGAGTTCTGGGGCCCCGGCGTCCGCGCCGGCCCGAAGCAGCAGATCATCGATGAGCTCACCCCGGCACAGGGCGACACCGTCCTCACCAAGTGGCGCTACAGCGCGTTCCGCAACACGCGCCTGATGGACCTGATGCGCGAGCAGGGCCGCGACCAGCTCATCATCTGCGGCATCTACGCGCACATCGGCTGCCTCCAGACGGCCAGCGACGGCTCCATGAGTGAGATCCGTCCCTTCCTCGTCGCGGACGCGGTGGCGGACTTCTCGCTGGAGAAGCACCAGATGGCGCTGGAGTACGCCTCGAAGCTCGTGGCGTTCGTCACCACCACGCAGCAGCTCATGGACGCGATGCCGGTGCCGGCCGGCGCTGTCGCGGTGGACCGCGAGCAGCTTCGCGCGGACGTGGCGGAGCTGCTGATGGAGTCCGCGTCCGCGATTGGCGAGGACGACAACCTGCTCGAGCGCGGCATGGACTCCATCCGCCTGATGAGCCTGGTGGAGCGCTGGCGGCAGGGCGGCACGGAGGTGTCCTTCGTGGAGCTCGCGGAGAAGCCCACGCTCACCGACTGGTACGCGCTGCTCGCCGCGAAGCAGCCTGTCGCGATGGCCCCCGGCGCTCGCGCCTCATAA